A single region of the Variovorax paradoxus genome encodes:
- the fliG gene encoding flagellar motor switch protein FliG, translating into MSDAGTRKSAILLMSLGEDRAAATLAHLPATEVQALGAAMAKLSQVSKDELAAVLAEFRMETEQLSALHLGSGSYIRAVLRKALGDDRASNLLEDILQPEQPHGGIERLNDLEAGEVVELIRDEHPQILATLLIHLDRKKASEVLEKLPERLRHDVILRVATFGGVQPAALAELTDVLTEMLSGEGLKRSRLGGVRTAAEIVNLMNSAQEEGAIAHVREHDDALAQRILEEMFVFENLLDLEDRFIQRLLKDIESDSLIVALKGSAPELREKFLKNMSQRAAETLREDIELRGPVRVSQVETEQKAILQVVRRLADAGEIVISTPGTDDFV; encoded by the coding sequence ATGAGCGATGCCGGCACACGAAAAAGCGCGATCCTGCTGATGTCCCTCGGCGAGGACCGCGCGGCGGCCACGCTGGCCCACCTGCCCGCCACTGAAGTGCAGGCCCTGGGCGCGGCAATGGCCAAGCTGAGCCAGGTCTCCAAGGACGAGCTGGCGGCCGTGCTGGCCGAGTTCCGCATGGAGACCGAGCAGCTGTCCGCACTGCACCTGGGCTCGGGCAGCTACATCCGCGCGGTGCTGCGCAAGGCGCTCGGCGACGACCGCGCAAGCAACCTGCTCGAAGACATCCTCCAGCCCGAGCAGCCGCACGGCGGCATCGAGCGGCTGAACGACCTGGAAGCCGGTGAAGTGGTGGAGCTCATCCGCGACGAACACCCGCAGATCCTTGCCACGCTGCTGATCCACCTGGACCGCAAGAAGGCGTCGGAAGTGCTCGAGAAACTGCCGGAGCGCCTGCGCCACGACGTGATCCTGCGCGTGGCCACCTTCGGCGGCGTGCAGCCCGCCGCGCTGGCCGAGCTGACCGACGTGCTGACCGAAATGCTCTCGGGCGAAGGCCTGAAGCGCAGCCGCCTGGGCGGCGTGCGCACGGCGGCGGAAATCGTCAACCTGATGAACAGCGCGCAGGAAGAAGGCGCGATTGCCCATGTGCGCGAGCACGACGACGCGCTGGCCCAGCGCATTCTCGAAGAGATGTTCGTGTTCGAGAACCTGCTCGACCTGGAAGACCGCTTCATCCAGCGCCTGCTCAAGGACATCGAATCCGATTCGCTCATCGTGGCGCTCAAGGGCTCGGCACCCGAGCTGCGGGAGAAGTTCCTCAAGAACATGTCGCAGCGCGCCGCGGAAACGCTGCGCGAAGACATCGAACTGCGCGGCCCGGTGCGGGTGTCGCAGGTCGAGACCGAACAGAAGGCCATTCTCCAGGTGGTGCGCCGCCTGGCCGATGCCGGCGAAATCGTCATCTCCACGCCCGGCACCGATGACTTCGTCTGA
- the fliH gene encoding flagellar assembly protein FliH gives MTLANQSFASRARQSTPPVAARPRLSAWQRWEMNSLDEDRLAAGAPAEAAAAPRVDPAALAREAELERLRLEARATGEAEGRREGWAQGHAEGHAEGLAAGLAGASAHAEQLRALAAALPAALRSAERELADAVTALAFDVARQVIHRTLRTEPEWVLALVQDLLHAEPALQGEPRLLLHPDDLALVKNSLGNELQAAGWQVRADDTLARGGCRVRSASGEVDASLQNRWKRVIDAFSPSGSDAAEG, from the coding sequence ATGACGTTGGCCAACCAATCGTTTGCGTCCCGCGCTCGGCAGAGCACGCCGCCAGTGGCTGCAAGGCCCCGCCTTTCCGCCTGGCAGCGCTGGGAGATGAACTCGCTCGACGAAGACAGGCTCGCAGCGGGTGCGCCCGCCGAAGCAGCCGCGGCTCCCCGGGTAGACCCCGCAGCATTGGCTCGCGAAGCCGAGCTCGAGCGCCTGCGGCTGGAAGCGCGCGCCACCGGTGAGGCCGAAGGCCGCCGCGAAGGCTGGGCGCAGGGCCATGCCGAAGGCCATGCTGAAGGCTTGGCCGCGGGCTTGGCTGGTGCCAGCGCGCACGCCGAGCAACTGCGCGCGCTGGCCGCTGCGCTGCCCGCCGCGTTGCGCAGCGCTGAACGCGAACTGGCCGATGCCGTGACGGCGCTCGCATTCGATGTTGCGCGCCAGGTGATCCATCGCACGCTGCGCACCGAACCCGAGTGGGTGCTTGCGCTGGTGCAAGACCTGCTGCACGCCGAGCCCGCCCTGCAGGGCGAGCCGCGCCTGCTGCTGCACCCGGACGACCTGGCGCTGGTCAAGAACAGCCTCGGCAATGAACTGCAGGCCGCCGGCTGGCAAGTGCGCGCCGACGACACCCTGGCCCGCGGCGGCTGCCGAGTGCGCTCCGCAAGCGGCGAAGTGGACGCGAGCCTGCAAAACCGCTGGAAGCGCGTGATCGATGCGTTCTCGCCGAGCGGCAGCGACGCGGCGGAAGGCTGA
- the fliI gene encoding flagellar protein export ATPase FliI produces MSATAQAAAPSTPVANPHLKSWLDTLAQARQDVGLCSTIATSGRLTRAVGLVLEAVGLQLPVGSDCLIELPPGYPQRHAEAEVVGFAGDRLFLMPQSEVAGLLPGARVFARPGPVQASASGSSGDAHTKRLPVGEGMLGRVVDAAGRPLDGLGPLDVSRRVPLSSPPMNPLARAPIDSVLDVGVRAINAMLTVGRGQRMGLFAGSGVGKSVLLGMMARYTSAEVIVVGLIGERGREVKDFIENTLGEEGLARAVVVAAPADNSPLLRLQGAAYATCLAEYFRDQGRDVLLIMDSLTRYAMAQREIALAVGEPPATKGYPPSVFAKLPALVERAGNGSRDANGRGGSITAFYTVLSEGDDQQDPIADSARAILDGHVVLSRTLAEAGHYPAIDIEASISRAMTALIEPSQFDTVRRFKQALSRYQRNRDLISVGAYAAGHDPQLDQAIALYPRIEAFLQQSMEERCDYQTSIARMGGLFEPA; encoded by the coding sequence ATGTCCGCAACAGCACAAGCCGCAGCACCTTCCACGCCTGTCGCCAACCCGCACCTCAAGTCCTGGCTGGACACGCTCGCGCAAGCCCGCCAAGACGTCGGTCTTTGCTCGACCATTGCCACCTCGGGCCGGCTGACGCGCGCCGTCGGCCTGGTGCTGGAGGCCGTGGGCCTGCAGTTGCCGGTCGGCAGCGACTGCCTGATCGAATTGCCGCCCGGCTACCCGCAGCGCCATGCGGAGGCCGAAGTGGTCGGCTTTGCCGGCGACCGCCTGTTTCTCATGCCGCAAAGCGAAGTGGCCGGCCTGCTGCCGGGCGCCCGCGTGTTCGCGCGGCCCGGACCGGTGCAGGCAAGTGCCAGCGGCAGCTCGGGCGATGCGCATACCAAGCGGCTGCCGGTGGGCGAAGGCATGCTCGGCCGCGTGGTCGATGCCGCCGGCCGGCCGCTGGACGGGCTCGGCCCCCTCGACGTGAGCCGCCGCGTGCCGCTGAGCTCGCCGCCGATGAACCCGCTTGCGCGCGCGCCGATCGATTCGGTGCTCGACGTCGGCGTACGCGCCATCAACGCCATGCTCACGGTGGGCCGCGGCCAGCGCATGGGCCTGTTTGCAGGCTCCGGCGTGGGCAAGAGCGTGCTGCTGGGCATGATGGCGCGCTACACCAGCGCCGAGGTCATCGTGGTCGGCCTGATCGGCGAACGCGGCCGCGAGGTGAAGGATTTCATCGAGAACACGCTCGGCGAAGAGGGCCTGGCCCGCGCCGTGGTGGTGGCCGCACCGGCCGACAACTCGCCGCTGCTGCGCCTGCAGGGCGCGGCCTATGCCACCTGCCTGGCCGAATACTTTCGCGACCAGGGCCGCGACGTGCTGCTCATCATGGATTCGCTCACGCGCTATGCCATGGCGCAGCGCGAGATTGCGCTCGCCGTCGGCGAGCCGCCGGCCACCAAGGGCTATCCGCCCTCCGTGTTCGCCAAGCTGCCGGCGCTGGTCGAACGGGCCGGAAACGGATCGCGCGACGCCAATGGGCGGGGCGGCTCGATCACGGCGTTCTACACCGTGCTGTCCGAAGGCGACGACCAGCAAGACCCGATTGCCGACTCGGCGCGCGCCATCCTGGACGGGCACGTGGTGCTCTCGCGCACGCTCGCCGAGGCGGGCCACTACCCGGCCATCGACATCGAGGCGTCCATCAGCCGCGCGATGACCGCGCTGATCGAGCCTTCGCAGTTCGACACCGTGCGCCGCTTCAAGCAGGCGCTCTCGCGCTACCAGCGCAACCGCGACCTGATCAGCGTCGGCGCGTATGCGGCCGGCCACGATCCGCAGCTCGACCAGGCCATTGCGCTGTACCCGCGCATCGAGGCCTTCCTGCAGCAATCGATGGAAGAACGCTGCGACTACCAAACCTCGATCGCCCGCATGGGCGGCCTGTTCGAGCCTGCCTGA
- the fliJ gene encoding flagellar export protein FliJ, whose translation MPHKLPLDTLTDLARNKTDDAARQLGLLQNAQVSAAQKLELLLQYRQDYSDQLHVLMQNGLPSAQWHNYRNFLGTLDGAIQQQQAIVAQAASRLDIGRNEWQHHKRRLNSFDALAERMRRQELVVGARREQRDSDERAARKFFDRASRPTP comes from the coding sequence ATGCCGCACAAACTTCCGCTCGACACGCTCACCGACCTCGCCCGCAACAAGACCGACGATGCGGCGCGGCAGCTCGGCCTGCTGCAGAACGCGCAAGTCAGCGCCGCGCAGAAGCTGGAGCTGCTGCTGCAATACCGCCAGGACTACAGCGACCAGTTGCACGTGCTGATGCAGAACGGCCTGCCCTCGGCGCAGTGGCACAACTACCGCAACTTTCTCGGCACGCTTGACGGCGCCATCCAGCAGCAGCAGGCCATCGTCGCGCAGGCTGCCAGCCGGCTGGACATCGGCCGCAACGAATGGCAGCACCACAAGCGCCGCCTCAACTCCTTCGACGCGCTGGCCGAACGCATGCGTCGGCAAGAGCTCGTGGTCGGCGCCCGGCGCGAGCAACGCGACAGCGACGAACGCGCGGCACGCAAGTTCTTCGACCGCGCCTCCCGACCGACACCCTGA
- a CDS encoding flagellar hook-length control protein FliK → MPTFIAPSFAPNAAGASASSTASGPRGRNAEEADGRSFNAVLTRSRGAGQSQQAQEDSASPALEGKARQKPSRAGDRKDDLTIELPVAFFAPTMTPLASSPAAASALPGGATVAANLPEGAQSLSTAEAAVAALPADAAAAALPGDATDAEGIEGETPATAALPRDAQALASEIAQPKNKGRAETVTVPPVDQLPTSPALPAADAAAAAGIVPVAATAPSGDATAATVTAIASEAAKAAAASPAADEALSASAAAMLAADKPDLGAATGNSADPFTLPQGMTFATAAADRANLPANASQAPVLNVAPPVGSDEWGPALGHQMLRMNAAGAQVAELNLNPAGLGPLKVTLSMGDNQAQAMFVSAHESVRKAVEAALPQLRASLAEQGISLGQASVGAEAHRFAGQGGAFDQQAQQQQGSARQPQYPAPGRADAAALAEPLHGSLPPAAPRTSGAGVDTFA, encoded by the coding sequence ATGCCCACCTTCATCGCTCCTTCCTTCGCGCCGAATGCAGCCGGCGCTTCGGCCTCTTCGACGGCTTCCGGCCCGCGCGGTCGCAACGCCGAGGAGGCCGACGGCCGCAGCTTCAATGCGGTGCTTACCCGCTCGCGCGGCGCCGGCCAATCGCAGCAGGCCCAGGAAGATTCCGCGTCGCCCGCGCTCGAAGGCAAGGCACGGCAGAAACCCTCTCGCGCCGGCGACCGCAAGGACGACCTAACCATCGAGCTGCCGGTGGCATTTTTTGCACCGACCATGACCCCGTTGGCTTCATCGCCCGCGGCGGCCTCGGCGCTCCCGGGTGGCGCAACCGTGGCGGCCAACCTGCCGGAAGGCGCGCAAAGCCTCTCGACTGCCGAAGCAGCCGTTGCGGCCCTGCCCGCCGACGCTGCCGCGGCCGCACTGCCCGGCGATGCGACTGACGCCGAAGGGATCGAGGGCGAAACCCCGGCAACGGCCGCGCTGCCGCGCGATGCCCAAGCCCTGGCGTCGGAAATTGCACAGCCCAAGAACAAGGGCCGTGCCGAAACGGTCACCGTTCCGCCTGTTGACCAATTGCCGACAAGCCCAGCGCTGCCAGCGGCAGATGCCGCTGCAGCGGCGGGCATAGTGCCGGTCGCCGCCACGGCACCGTCCGGCGATGCGACCGCCGCCACCGTCACCGCAATTGCTTCTGAGGCGGCCAAGGCGGCTGCCGCTTCTCCGGCTGCCGACGAGGCGCTATCGGCATCAGCAGCCGCAATGCTCGCAGCCGACAAGCCCGACCTCGGCGCCGCAACGGGCAACTCAGCCGATCCGTTTACCCTGCCGCAAGGGATGACTTTCGCCACCGCCGCGGCCGACCGCGCAAACCTGCCCGCCAATGCCAGCCAGGCACCGGTACTGAACGTGGCGCCGCCCGTAGGCTCCGACGAATGGGGCCCGGCCCTCGGCCACCAGATGCTGCGCATGAACGCGGCCGGCGCGCAGGTTGCCGAACTGAACCTGAACCCGGCCGGCCTCGGCCCGCTGAAGGTAACGCTCTCGATGGGAGACAACCAGGCGCAGGCCATGTTCGTCTCGGCCCATGAAAGCGTGCGCAAGGCCGTGGAGGCGGCGCTGCCGCAATTGCGCGCGAGCCTTGCGGAACAAGGCATCAGCCTGGGCCAGGCCTCGGTGGGTGCGGAGGCGCATCGTTTTGCCGGCCAGGGCGGCGCCTTCGACCAGCAAGCCCAGCAGCAGCAGGGTTCGGCCCGGCAGCCGCAGTACCCGGCGCCCGGCCGGGCGGACGCCGCTGCCCTCGCCGAGCCGCTGCACGGCAGCCTGCCGCCCGCCGCACCGCGCACATCCGGCGCCGGCGTAGACACCTTCGCATGA
- a CDS encoding flagellar basal body-associated FliL family protein: protein MIPVAVLVCILAGGGGYYLMSQRAPAESAAPALVPDKPIFVTLDPLTVNVQSEGRARFLHVGMALKVRNEQAKAHVVEYMPEVRSRLLLLLSNRPPESLVTTEDRARLAEEIRLELSRPLAAGFPPQEIGSVSFNTFMVQ from the coding sequence GTGATTCCGGTCGCTGTGCTGGTCTGCATTCTTGCCGGCGGTGGCGGCTATTACCTGATGAGCCAGCGCGCTCCCGCCGAATCGGCCGCTCCGGCGCTCGTGCCCGACAAGCCGATCTTCGTGACGCTCGATCCCTTGACCGTGAACGTGCAGTCCGAAGGCCGCGCGCGCTTCCTGCACGTGGGCATGGCCCTCAAGGTGCGCAACGAGCAGGCCAAGGCGCATGTCGTCGAGTACATGCCCGAGGTGCGCAGCCGGCTTCTGCTGCTGCTGTCGAACCGCCCGCCCGAGTCGCTGGTGACCACCGAGGACAGGGCCCGGCTGGCCGAGGAAATCCGCCTCGAGCTGAGCCGCCCGCTGGCTGCAGGCTTTCCCCCGCAGGAGATCGGCAGCGTTTCCTTCAACACCTTCATGGTGCAGTAA
- the fliM gene encoding flagellar motor switch protein FliM: MAYEQVLSQDEVDALLQGVTGGSPEQSEGAAPRSDGLPVYDLGAPDRVVRSRMHTLEVINERFARHLRSSLLNFMRRSPDISVGPVHIQQYGEFVRHLPVPANINMLHMKPLRGTALFVFDPKLVFLVVDNLFGSDGRYHVRVEGRDFTRTEQRIIKRLLNLTLQCYADAWQPVFPLSFDYVRAEMHGKLANIVAPNEVVINTTLQIEFGPVGGFLHVCIPYSMIEPIRDLLSNPVQDEIEVDKRWVRQMSQQMQSADVELSAEFITLPSTIGEVLKLQAGDVLPIELPESITARVDGIPVMECGYGVSNERYALRVLQMISHQDSDLKNEHD; the protein is encoded by the coding sequence ATGGCCTATGAACAGGTGCTCTCCCAAGACGAAGTCGACGCGCTGCTGCAGGGCGTCACCGGAGGCAGCCCCGAGCAAAGCGAAGGCGCTGCCCCAAGGTCGGACGGCCTGCCGGTGTACGACCTCGGCGCGCCCGACCGCGTGGTGCGCAGCCGCATGCACACGCTGGAGGTCATCAACGAGCGCTTTGCCCGCCACCTGCGCAGCTCGCTGCTGAACTTCATGCGCCGCAGCCCCGACATTTCCGTCGGGCCGGTGCACATCCAGCAGTACGGCGAGTTCGTGCGGCACCTGCCGGTGCCCGCCAACATCAACATGCTGCACATGAAGCCGCTGCGCGGCACGGCCCTCTTCGTGTTCGATCCGAAGCTGGTGTTCCTGGTGGTCGACAACCTCTTTGGCAGCGACGGGCGCTATCACGTGCGTGTCGAGGGGCGCGACTTCACGCGCACCGAGCAGCGCATCATCAAGCGCCTGCTGAACCTCACGCTGCAGTGCTATGCAGACGCCTGGCAGCCGGTGTTTCCGCTGAGCTTCGACTATGTGCGCGCCGAAATGCACGGCAAGCTGGCCAATATCGTCGCGCCGAACGAGGTGGTGATCAACACCACGCTGCAGATCGAGTTCGGCCCCGTGGGCGGCTTCCTGCACGTGTGCATTCCCTATTCGATGATCGAGCCGATCCGCGACCTGCTTTCCAACCCGGTGCAGGACGAGATTGAGGTCGACAAGCGCTGGGTGCGGCAGATGTCGCAGCAGATGCAGAGCGCCGACGTGGAGCTCAGCGCCGAATTCATTACCTTGCCCTCGACCATCGGCGAGGTCCTCAAGCTGCAGGCGGGCGACGTGCTGCCCATTGAACTTCCCGAGTCGATCACCGCACGGGTGGACGGCATTCCGGTGATGGAGTGCGGCTACGGCGTATCGAACGAACGCTATGCCCTGCGCGTGCTGCAGATGATCTCCCACCAAGACAGCGATCTGAAGAACGAACATGACTGA
- the fliN gene encoding flagellar motor switch protein FliN: MTDNTPSSSDADDWASALAEQTAASAPAPAPAPAPAPAPAPAFAPAPAAAPAGSRVFQPLQPAPSASGSPVDVERILDVPVQLTAELGRTRITIKSLLQLSQGSVVELDGLAGQPLDVLINGYLIAQGEVVVVNEKYGIRLTDIVTPSERMQKLGRS; the protein is encoded by the coding sequence ATGACTGACAACACCCCATCCTCCAGCGATGCGGACGACTGGGCCAGCGCGCTGGCCGAGCAGACCGCGGCTTCCGCTCCCGCCCCCGCTCCTGCACCCGCCCCGGCACCTGCGCCGGCCCCTGCCTTTGCGCCCGCGCCCGCTGCCGCCCCCGCGGGCAGCCGCGTCTTCCAGCCGCTGCAGCCGGCACCGTCCGCTTCCGGTTCGCCGGTGGACGTGGAACGCATCCTCGATGTGCCGGTGCAGCTGACGGCCGAACTCGGCCGCACCCGCATCACCATCAAGAGCCTGCTGCAGCTGTCGCAGGGCTCGGTGGTGGAGCTGGACGGCCTGGCCGGCCAACCGCTGGACGTGCTGATCAACGGCTACCTGATTGCGCAAGGCGAAGTGGTCGTGGTGAACGAGAAGTACGGCATTCGCCTGACCGACATCGTCACGCCCTCCGAACGCATGCAGAAGCTCGGCCGGTCATGA
- the fliO gene encoding flagellar biosynthetic protein FliO has translation MTLLARPARRLRRVAASIAAAACSLAAHAAHAALPTVPSPVETAPAVGASSLLQAGFGMFAVLGLIFLCAWAARRFGLQRLGGGQFVKVVSSAMVGQRERVVVVEVGATWLVLGVTSSQVNTLHSMPAQAVPATLGATASVPDPRLAGAAGLFAQKLRDSLGLRQRPNP, from the coding sequence ATGACCCTTCTTGCAAGGCCTGCCAGGCGGTTGCGGCGCGTTGCCGCATCGATTGCGGCCGCGGCATGCAGCCTGGCCGCGCACGCCGCCCATGCCGCACTGCCGACGGTGCCTTCGCCCGTCGAAACGGCCCCGGCGGTCGGCGCATCCAGCCTGCTGCAGGCCGGCTTCGGCATGTTCGCGGTGCTGGGCCTCATCTTCCTGTGCGCCTGGGCGGCGCGCCGCTTCGGACTGCAGCGCCTGGGCGGCGGCCAGTTCGTGAAGGTGGTTTCGAGCGCCATGGTCGGCCAGCGCGAACGCGTGGTGGTGGTAGAGGTTGGCGCCACCTGGCTGGTGCTGGGCGTTACATCGAGCCAGGTCAACACGCTGCATTCGATGCCGGCACAGGCGGTGCCCGCAACCCTGGGCGCAACGGCCTCCGTGCCGGATCCACGCCTTGCCGGCGCAGCAGGCCTCTTTGCTCAAAAACTGCGCGACTCCCTCGGACTCAGGCAGCGGCCGAACCCATGA
- the fliP gene encoding flagellar type III secretion system pore protein FliP (The bacterial flagellar biogenesis protein FliP forms a type III secretion system (T3SS)-type pore required for flagellar assembly.): MTAWTQGLPGLTSSPGPGGSQTWSLSVQTLVLLTSLTFLPALLLSMTSFTRILIVLGLLRTAIGTQSSPPNQILVGLSLFLTFFVMSPVFDKVYNDAYKPFSENKISAEKALEKGIAPFKSFMLKQTRENDLALFARLAKIPDMQGPEEVPLRILLPAFVISELKTAFQIGFTIFIPFLIIDLVVASVLMSMGMMMVPPASIALPFKLMLFVMADGWQLLIGALAQSFYL; encoded by the coding sequence ATGACGGCATGGACGCAGGGCCTGCCCGGCCTGACCAGCTCGCCCGGCCCTGGCGGCAGCCAGACCTGGTCGCTCAGCGTGCAGACGCTGGTGCTGCTCACCTCGCTCACGTTCTTGCCGGCGCTGCTGCTGAGCATGACGAGCTTCACCCGCATCCTCATCGTGCTGGGCCTGCTGCGCACCGCCATCGGCACGCAGTCTTCGCCGCCCAACCAGATTCTGGTGGGCCTGTCGCTCTTCCTGACTTTCTTCGTGATGTCGCCTGTGTTCGACAAGGTCTACAACGACGCCTACAAGCCGTTTTCCGAGAACAAGATTTCGGCGGAGAAGGCGCTGGAGAAAGGCATTGCGCCCTTCAAGTCCTTCATGCTCAAGCAGACCCGCGAGAACGACCTGGCCCTGTTCGCCAGGCTCGCGAAGATTCCCGACATGCAAGGGCCGGAAGAAGTGCCGCTGCGCATCCTGCTTCCCGCTTTTGTGATCAGCGAACTGAAAACGGCGTTCCAGATCGGCTTCACCATCTTCATACCGTTTCTCATCATCGACCTGGTGGTAGCCAGCGTGCTGATGTCCATGGGCATGATGATGGTGCCGCCCGCCTCCATTGCATTGCCGTTCAAGCTGATGCTGTTCGTCATGGCCGACGGCTGGCAGTTGCTGATCGGTGCGTTGGCCCAAAGCTTTTATCTTTAG
- the fliQ gene encoding flagellar biosynthesis protein FliQ, translated as MTPESVMSLGSQAIHVSLLLGAPMLLVALVVGLIISIFQAATQINEATLSFIPKLLAVCAVLVIAGPWMLAQMLDYIRTLFSSIPQLVA; from the coding sequence ATGACACCCGAATCCGTCATGTCCCTGGGCAGCCAGGCAATCCACGTCTCCCTGCTGCTCGGCGCGCCCATGCTGCTGGTGGCGCTGGTGGTCGGCCTGATCATCAGCATCTTCCAGGCGGCCACGCAGATCAACGAAGCCACGCTGTCGTTCATTCCCAAGCTGCTGGCCGTGTGCGCGGTGCTGGTCATTGCCGGCCCGTGGATGCTGGCGCAGATGCTCGACTACATCCGCACGCTGTTCTCGAGCATTCCGCAGCTGGTAGCCTGA
- the fliR gene encoding flagellar biosynthetic protein FliR, whose protein sequence is MPAIFSVTSAELTAWLTAFLWPFVRMLALVSTAPVFGEPGVSRQLKVAIAALLTIAIAPTLGPMPPVPVVSAGGIWIILQQVLIGAAIGFTMRMVFAAVLAAGEYIGLQMGLSFASFFDPMAGGATMVVARLMHMLAILLFLAVDGHLLMVAGLAESFSTLPIADAPLAAQGWMFLVLGGGQIFINGFMLALPLVTALLTLNLAMGILNRASPQFSIFAVGFPLTLLAGIGMMHLLMPQFGAFLEPRFAAGLSSVLQLTQTLRP, encoded by the coding sequence ATGCCCGCCATCTTCTCCGTCACGTCGGCGGAGCTCACCGCCTGGCTGACGGCCTTTCTTTGGCCGTTCGTGCGCATGCTGGCACTGGTCAGCACCGCGCCGGTGTTCGGCGAGCCCGGTGTTTCGCGCCAGCTCAAGGTGGCCATTGCGGCCTTGCTGACCATTGCCATTGCGCCGACGCTCGGGCCCATGCCGCCGGTGCCGGTGGTTTCCGCCGGAGGCATCTGGATCATCCTGCAGCAGGTGCTCATCGGCGCCGCCATCGGCTTCACGATGCGCATGGTGTTTGCCGCCGTGCTGGCCGCGGGCGAATACATCGGCCTGCAGATGGGCCTTTCCTTCGCTTCATTTTTCGACCCGATGGCCGGCGGCGCGACGATGGTGGTCGCGCGGCTGATGCACATGCTGGCCATCCTGCTTTTTCTGGCGGTGGACGGCCATCTGCTGATGGTGGCCGGCCTGGCCGAAAGCTTCAGCACGCTGCCGATTGCCGATGCGCCATTGGCGGCACAAGGCTGGATGTTCCTGGTGCTGGGCGGCGGGCAGATCTTCATCAACGGCTTCATGCTGGCGCTGCCGCTGGTGACCGCGCTGCTCACGCTGAACCTTGCAATGGGCATTTTGAACCGGGCCTCGCCGCAGTTCAGCATTTTTGCGGTCGGCTTTCCGCTCACGCTGCTAGCGGGTATCGGCATGATGCATCTGCTCATGCCGCAGTTCGGCGCGTTCCTGGAGCCACGCTTTGCCGCGGGGCTTTCTTCGGTGCTCCAGCTCACGCAAACCTTGCGGCCCTGA